GTGGCGGCGACCTGCACGTGACCATGCCGTACTCGATGATCGAGCCGGTGCGTGAAATGCTCGACGCCGGCTTCCAGTCGGACCTCGACGATCAGGACGAGCGCTGGATCAACGCCTTGCGCCAGGACGTGCTGGACGTCGACGTACCGATCGGTGCCACCGTTGCCCGCCGCCAGCTACGCCTTCGCGACATTCTGCACATGCAGCCCGGGGACATTATTCCGGTCGAGATGCCGGAAGAAATGATCATGCGCGCCAACGGCGTACCGGCCTTCAAGGTCAAGATGGGCTCGCACAAAGGCAACCTTGCGTTGCAGGTGATCGAGCCGATCGAGCGCCGCTGACCGGCGCTCCAACCCCCTTTTAATTGACTGCTCTTGATTGAGCAGGTGCCCGCCGAGGACAAATGATGAACGACGATATGAACGCCCAGGACGACCAGGCACTGGCTGATGAATGGGCTGCGGCCCTGGAAGAAACCGGTGACGCCGGGCAGGACGATATCGATGCCTTGCTGGCCGCCGACGCCGCCGGTTCGCCGTCCAGCCGTCTGGCAATGGAAGAATTCGGCAGCGTGCCGAAGAACAACGATCCAGTGACGCTGGACGGTCCGAACCTGGACGTGATCCTCGATATCCCGGTGTCGATTTCCATGGAAGTCGGCAGCACCGATATCAACATCCGCAACCTGCTGCAACTCAACCAGGGTTCG
The Pseudomonas lini DNA segment above includes these coding regions:
- the fliN gene encoding flagellar motor switch protein FliN, whose amino-acid sequence is MMNDDMNAQDDQALADEWAAALEETGDAGQDDIDALLAADAAGSPSSRLAMEEFGSVPKNNDPVTLDGPNLDVILDIPVSISMEVGSTDINIRNLLQLNQGSVIELDRLAGEPLDVLVNGTLIAHGEVVVVNEKFGIRLTDVISPSERIKKLR